One segment of Desulfosudis oleivorans Hxd3 DNA contains the following:
- a CDS encoding molybdate ABC transporter permease subunit, which yields MNRVFDAIIWGTAGLLILAFIGLFAGMLVELGQEKVLSSPDLGRVLFAVKLSLFTATIASVFALAVSVPVAYLFSRHTFFGKRFFDTLLDLPIVLSPIALGAMLLIFFNTPLGKQLNHYFGPFVFEVKGIILAQFFVVVGLSLRLLRATFEGIDEEYENLARTLGYSKMRTFFRVVLPMAGKGIISSFLLVWGRSIGEFGATVTLAGAMTMKTETIPVAIYLSFESANITGALIYITLLVTMSLAILFFVRTLKVGTI from the coding sequence ATGAATCGTGTTTTTGATGCCATCATCTGGGGAACCGCAGGGCTTCTTATTCTTGCTTTTATCGGCCTTTTCGCGGGCATGCTGGTCGAACTGGGACAGGAAAAAGTTCTCTCGTCTCCCGATTTGGGAAGAGTCCTTTTTGCGGTAAAGCTTTCTCTTTTCACGGCCACAATCGCCTCTGTTTTCGCCCTGGCAGTTTCCGTGCCCGTGGCGTATCTCTTTTCCAGACATACCTTTTTCGGTAAACGGTTTTTTGATACCCTGCTTGATTTGCCGATCGTTCTGTCTCCCATTGCCCTTGGGGCCATGCTCCTTATCTTTTTTAATACGCCGTTGGGAAAACAGCTTAACCATTATTTCGGCCCTTTTGTTTTTGAGGTGAAGGGAATTATTCTGGCCCAGTTTTTTGTGGTGGTCGGGCTGTCCTTGCGATTGCTGCGGGCGACGTTTGAAGGGATCGACGAGGAATATGAAAATCTGGCCCGAACACTGGGGTATAGCAAAATGCGGACGTTTTTCCGCGTGGTGCTGCCCATGGCCGGTAAAGGTATTATCTCTTCTTTTTTGCTGGTCTGGGGAAGGTCCATCGGGGAGTTTGGCGCCACGGTGACCCTGGCCGGCGCCATGACCATGAAGACGGAAACCATTCCCGTTGCCATCTATTTAAGCTTTGAGTCCGCCAACATTACGGGCGCCCTGATTTATATTACGCTTCTGGTTACCATGTCGCTGGCCATTCTTTTTTTTGTAAGAACATTAAAGGTGGGAACGATATGA
- a CDS encoding ABC transporter ATP-binding protein encodes MNHAHLQVDGLTLSLGGFCLRDIHLLCAKGEYHVLLGPTGSGKTSLMRCILGFYRINQGALYLNGKEITHTLPEDRHMGYVPQHYSLFPHLKVEGNIRFGFRSGKYPSQNADRTVDRLCDMLQIQHLRKRDVRHLSGGEKQKVALARALAIQPDIILLDEPFSSIDEGAKRSLWINLKAIINEISITAFHITHNLEEAYSMGERLSVLLNGELHQSGPKEDIFERPATQEVARYLNYRNLFSGVAHAHPEGARIDTDCFSVVLSKKISPGTRVNLCVRQQDIKIVKQDNAVKPAMRHNILHGHIVSLFPFPEYCLVWFRVEGSTREYDLEIKLPPYLRERYKLFAGKQTDVAFWEPSIIVFPD; translated from the coding sequence ATGAATCACGCCCATCTTCAGGTTGATGGACTGACCCTTTCCCTGGGCGGATTCTGCCTTCGGGATATTCATCTTTTATGTGCAAAAGGAGAGTACCATGTCCTGCTGGGTCCCACGGGAAGCGGCAAGACATCATTGATGAGATGTATTCTGGGTTTCTACAGGATCAATCAGGGGGCCCTCTATTTGAACGGAAAAGAGATTACCCATACACTGCCGGAAGACCGTCATATGGGATATGTTCCTCAGCACTACTCTCTTTTTCCCCACCTGAAGGTGGAGGGAAATATAAGATTCGGGTTCCGATCCGGAAAGTACCCGTCTCAAAACGCCGACAGAACTGTAGACCGGCTGTGTGACATGCTCCAGATTCAGCATCTTCGAAAAAGGGATGTTCGACATCTTTCCGGCGGCGAGAAACAGAAAGTCGCGCTTGCCCGGGCCCTGGCCATTCAACCCGACATTATATTGCTTGACGAACCCTTTTCATCCATAGATGAAGGTGCCAAGCGCAGCCTGTGGATTAACCTGAAGGCAATCATTAATGAAATCAGCATCACCGCCTTTCACATCACCCACAACCTGGAAGAGGCCTACAGCATGGGCGAGCGACTCTCGGTGCTGCTAAACGGCGAGCTTCATCAGAGCGGCCCCAAAGAGGATATTTTTGAGCGGCCGGCAACCCAGGAGGTGGCCCGCTACCTGAACTACCGGAATCTTTTTTCAGGGGTAGCCCATGCGCATCCTGAAGGCGCGAGGATTGACACCGACTGCTTCAGTGTCGTGCTGTCAAAAAAGATTTCCCCCGGCACAAGGGTAAACCTTTGCGTCCGGCAGCAGGACATCAAAATTGTCAAGCAGGACAACGCCGTAAAACCGGCCATGCGGCATAACATACTTCATGGCCATATCGTTTCCCTGTTTCCCTTTCCGGAATATTGTCTGGTCTGGTTCAGAGTAGAGGGAAGCACCCGGGAGTATGACCTGGAAATAAAACTTCCGCCCTATCTTCGGGAACGGTATAAGCTTTTTGCCGGTAAACAAACGGACGTGGCCTTCTGGGAGCCCAGCATCATTGTGTTTCCCGACTAA